A stretch of the Dioscorea cayenensis subsp. rotundata cultivar TDr96_F1 chromosome 4, TDr96_F1_v2_PseudoChromosome.rev07_lg8_w22 25.fasta, whole genome shotgun sequence genome encodes the following:
- the LOC120257941 gene encoding uncharacterized protein At4g22758 has translation MEGEEVKVVVNVTVDGSPGPVRAMVRLGASVEEAIGVVLDRYGREGRTPKLDSSAASSFQLHHSHFSLHSLNKSEKIGDVGSRSFYLRTNSNNSYASEESNDITPASARGSEIALVRTDLTQLFFSFITQRLHKLGRRTRRLWKVVVCMTCD, from the exons ATGGAG GGAGAGGAGGTGAAGGTGGTGGTGAACGTCACGGTGGATGGCAGTCCTGGGCCGGTTCGGGCGATGGTGCGGCTTGGGGCCAGCGTAGAGGAGGCCATCGGCGTCGTTCTTGATAGATATGGCCGCGAGGGACGCACCCCCAAGCTCGATTCCTCCGCCGCCTCGTCCTTCCAACTCCATCACTCCCATTTCAGCCTTCACA GTTTGAATAAAAGTGAGAAAATTGGAGATGTTGGAAGCAGGAGCTTCTACTTGAGGACGAACTCTAACAACAGTTATGCAAGTGAAGAAAGCAATGACATCACCCCAGCATCAGCAAGAGGTAGTGAGATTGCGCTTGTAAGGACTGATCTTACTCAactcttcttttccttcataaccCAAAGGCTACACAAGCTTGGCAGAAGAACAAGGAGGCTTTGGAAGGTGGTTGTTTGCATGACTTGTGATTAA
- the LOC120258819 gene encoding enolase 2: MATIKCVKARQIFDSRGNPTVEADVYLSDGSKARAAVPSGASTGVYEALELRDGGSDYLGKGVLKAVENVNTIIGPALIGKDPTQQTEIDTFMVQQLDGTSNEWGWCKQKLGANAILAVSLALCKAGANVKKIPLYQHIANLAGNKTLVLPVPAFNVINGGSHAGNKLAMQEFMILPVGASSFKEAMKMGVEVYHHLKAVIKKKYGQDATNVGDEGGFAPNIQENKEGLELLKTAIAKAGYTGKVVIGMDVAASEFYSDKDKTYDLNFKEENNDGSQKISGDSLKNVYKSFVADYPIVSIEDPFDQDDWTHYAKLTEEIGQEVQIVGDDLLVTNPTRVAKAIKEKTCNALLLKVNQIGSVTESIEAVKMSKRAGWGVMTSHRSGETEDTFIADLAVGLATGQIKTGAPCRSERLAKYNQLLRIEEELGAAAIYAGAKFRSPVEPY; this comes from the exons ATGGCGACGATCAAGTGCGTGAAAGCTCGCCAGATCTTTGACAGCCGTGGGAATCCCACAGTTGAG GCGGATGTTTATCTCTCAGATGGCTCCAAGGCTAGGGCTGCTGTGCCGAGTGGTGCCTCCACGG GTGTCTATGAGGCCCTGGAGTTGAGGGATGGTGGATCTGATTACCTCGGCAAAGGAGTCCTCAAG GCTGTTGAAAATGTAAATACTATAATTGGACCAGCATTGATTGGGAAG GACCCTACCCAGCAAACTGAGATTGATACTTTCATGGTGCAACAGCTTGATGGTACCTCCAACGAGTGGGGTTGGTGCAAGCAGAAG CTTGGTGCAAATGCTATTCTAGCTGTGTCACTTGCTTTATGCAAAGCAGGGGCAAATGTGAAGAAAATTCCTCTCTACCAG CACATTGCAAACCTTGCTGGAAACAAAACCTTAGTGTTGCCTGTACCTGCATTCAATGTGATTAATGGAGGTTCACATGCAGGAAACAAGCTGGCCATGCAG GAATTTATGATCCTTCCTGTTGGTGCTTCATCGTTTAAGGAAGCAATGAAAATGGGTGTAGAAGTTTATCATCATTTAAAG GCTGTCATTAAGAAAAAGTATGGGCAAGATGCAACTAATGTTGGTGACGAAGGTGGATTTGCTCCCAATATTCAG GAAAACAAGGAAGGACTTGAACTTCTAAAGACAGCCATAGCAAAAGCTGGATATACCGGCAAG GTTGTGATTGGGATGGATGTTGCGGCATCTGAGTTTTACAGTGATAAGGATAAGACTTATGATCTTAATTTCAAAGAGGAG AACAATGATGGTTCACAGAAAATTTCTGGAGATAGTCTGAAAAATGTTTACAAGTCCTTTGTAGCTGATTACCCTATTGTATCAATAGAGGATCCATTTGATCAGGATGATTGGACCCACTATGCAAAGCTGACTGAAGAAATTGGGCAGGAAGTACAGATTGTTGGGGATGATCTCCTTGTTACCAACCCCACA CGTGTTGCCAAGGCAATTAAGGAAAAGACATGCAATGCACTTCTGCTTAAG GTGAATCAAATAGGTTCTGTTACTGAAAGTATTGAAGCCGTAAAGATGTCCAAACGAGCTGGCTGGGGTGTAATGACAAGCCACCGAAG TGGTGAGACAGAAGACACATTCATTGCAGACCTTGCTGTTGGTTTAGCAACC GGCCAGATCAAGACTGGAGCCCCATGCCGTTCAGAACGCCTTGCCAAGTACAACCAG CTCCTTAGGATTGAGGAGGAGCTGGGAGCTGCAGCCATTTATGCTGGAGCCAAGTTCAGATCACCTGTTGAGCCATACTAG
- the LOC120258821 gene encoding LOW QUALITY PROTEIN: protein cornichon homolog 4-like (The sequence of the model RefSeq protein was modified relative to this genomic sequence to represent the inferred CDS: deleted 1 base in 1 codon) — translation MVGGLLVWLIAFFLLVALLVVVAYQLMCLADLEFDYINPYDSASRINYVVLPEFVLQGVLSLFFLLSGHWFMFLFSTPVLYYNVKLYQSGHHLVDVTEIFNLLNREKKRRLFKLIYFVSLLFLSLFWMIWSVMEDDD, via the exons ATGGTGGGGGGCCTACTCGTCTGGCTCATCGCCTTTTTCCTCCTCGTCGCCCTCCTTGTTGTCGTCGCCTACCAG CTCATGTGTTTGGCAGACCTTGAGTTTGACTATATCAATCCATACGATTCAGCCTCAAGGATAAACTACGTGGTACTGCCAGAATTTGTTCTGCAAGGAGTCTTAAGCCTA TTTTTCCTCCTTTCTGGGCACTGGTTCATGTTTCTGTTTTCTACTCCGGTCCTTTATTACAATGTGAAACT GTACCAGAGCGGGCACCACCTCGTTGATGTAACAGAGATATTTAATTTGCTCAACAGGGAAAAGAAACGGCGCCTCTTCAAGCTCATTTACTTCGTTTCTCTCCTCTTTCTATCCTTGTTTTG GATGATATGGAGCGTTATGGAAGATGATGATTAA
- the LOC120258991 gene encoding LOW QUALITY PROTEIN: ATP-dependent Clp protease proteolytic subunit-related protein 2, chloroplastic (The sequence of the model RefSeq protein was modified relative to this genomic sequence to represent the inferred CDS: substituted 1 base at 1 genomic stop codon) — MAASLHYPAASCLNSPSMSCKTKSFVGLKPLSAGAFGSAKPNLSAGFHSKVHQSLSLRLSSRKGIRPCVYNMPIGTPRVPYRTPGEGTWQWVDLWNALYRDRVIFIGQPIDEEFSNQILATMLYLDSIESSQKLYLYINGPGGDLTPSMAIYDTMQSLKSPVATQCVGYAYNLAAFLLAAGEKVXWDSRTAMPLARIALQSPAGAARGQADDIRNEANELLRIKEHLFGELAKKTGQPLEKINKDLSRMKRFTAQEALEYGIIDRVLRPARIKADAPRKDSTGPGIG, encoded by the exons ATGGCGGCATCTCTCCACTACCCCGCCGCCTCCTGCTTGAACTCGCCTTCCATGAG TTGCAAGACTAAGTCTTTCGTCGGATTGAAGCCCTTGTCCGCAG GTGCTTTTGGTTCTGCGAAGCCGAATCTGAGTGCTGGTTTTCATTCGAAAGTCCATCAGAGCCTTTCATTGAG GCTATCAAGCAGGAAGGGTATTCGCCCATGTGTGTATAATATGCCCATTGGTACTCCTCGAGTACCATATAGAACCCCTGGTGAAGGAACATGGCAGTGGGTCGATCTCTGGAATGCTCTT TATCGAGATCGTGTTATTTTCATTGGTCAACCCATTGATGAGGAATTTAGTAACCAAATATTGGCTACAATGTTGTACCTTGATAGCATTGAATCTTCGCAGAAGTTATATCTGTACATTAATGGCCCAGGTGGTGAT CTTACTCCAAGTATGGCAATATATGACACCATGCAAAGCTTGAAAAGTCCAGTTGCCACCCAATGTGTAGGTTATGCCTACAACTTAGCAGCATTTCTTCTTGCAGCTGGAGAGAAGGTTTGatg GGATAGCCGAACAGCGATGCCTCTTGCAAGAATTGCTCTACAATCCCCCGCTGGAGCAGCTCGTGGCCAG GCTGATGACATCCGTAATGAAGCAAATGAACTTTTACGGATCAAAGAACACCTGTTTGGAGAGCTGGCCAAAAAGACCGGCCAACCTCTTGAAAAG ATTAATAAGGATCTAAGCCGGATGAAGCGATTTACCGCTCAAGAAGCTCTAGAATATGGAATCATTGATCGTGTCCTCAGACCTGCAAGGATAAAGGCTGACGCTCCCCGCAAGGACTCTACGGGGCCTGGCATTGGTTGA
- the LOC120258989 gene encoding protein SICKLE translates to MEEESSEMRRQRLRALRMDADGASAPSPSSPLPRLFNPLLHDPPFSSPGIDSTPPSSRFDYYTDPMSAFSGSKRKGAFPPYNTGFSSSPVSRPPPPSPSSGGPRNFQMAASHAPAQQFQVNQSPNQNLQMHYPPHTPMNQSPNQNLQMHYPPHTPIQQFHVNQSPNQSSQIYYPPGGSWRHPGQFGAPCSGYRGSPNSSVPRGPTYNSGGGFTSPTWGSSGRGRNPMGYSGRGSFHSNHESRHRNSLSPGWSHGGRGPGGSSAQQETGQLYNKSMLVDPWQNLKPVVGNILVPLAGPDFWLPKSLQAKKAKVVESGTETSNNSHQSSLAEYLALSLEEAINNATDVQD, encoded by the exons ATGGAGGAGGAGTCGTCCGAGATGCGACGCCAAAGGCTTCGAGCTCTCCGCATGGACGCCGATGGCGCCTCCGCCCCATCACCTTCTTCTCCTCTGCCTCGTCTCTTCAACCCCCTTCTCCATGATCCCCCTTTTTCCTCGCCGGGGATCGATAGTACTCCGCCGTCTTCCAGATTCGATTACTACACTGACCCCATGTCCGCCTTCTCTGGATCCAAGAGGAAAGGCGCCTTTCCCCCGTATAATACTGGTTTCTCATCTTCGCCTGTGTCTCGGCCTCCTCCGCCTTCCCCCTCTTCTG GCGGACCAAGGAACTTCCAGATGGCTGCCAGTCATGCCCCCGCCCAACAATTTCAGGTGAACCAGTCACCTAATCAGAACTTGCAGATGCATTATCCACCGCATACCCCAATGAACCAGTCACCTAATCAGAACTTGCAGATGCATTATCCACCACATACCCCAATCCAACAATTTCATGTGAACCAATCTCCTAATCAAAGTTCACAGATTTACTATCCACCAGGTGGTTCATGGAGACACCCGGGTCAATTTGGAGCGCCCTGCTCAGGGTATAGAGGATCTCCTAATTCTTCTGTACCACGGGGACCTACATATAACTCCGGGGgtgggtttacaagcccaaccTGGGGAAGTTCAGGAAGGGGAAGAAATCCAATGGGTTATTCCGGTAGAGGCAGCTTTCATTCTAACCATGAAAGTCGACATAGAAACAGTCTGAGTCCTGGATGGAGCCATGGTGGAAGAGGTCCGGGTGGTTCTTCAGCTCAGCAGGAGACCGGGCAATTGTACAACAAGTCTATGCTTGTAGATCCTTGGCAAAACTTGAAACCTGTAGTTGGGAATATCCTTGTGCCTTTAGCTGGCCCTGATTTCTGGCTCCCAAAATCTTTGCAGGCAAAGAAAGCCAAAGTAGTTGAAAGTGGCACTGAAACTAGTAATAATTCTCATCAGTCAAGTCTTGCTGAATACCTTGCACTATCTTTGGAAGAGGCTATTAATAACGCAACAGATGTTCAAGATTAA